The following nucleotide sequence is from Candidatus Binatia bacterium.
GCTCGCGTGCTCAAGCCCGGCGGCGTGATCGCCGAATGGGGCTACGGCATTGCCGACATCAGCACGGAGATCGACCGGATTCTCAGACGCTTTGCAGGCGTAACCGTCGGTCCCTACTGGCCGCCCGAACGTGCGATGATTGATACCGCGTATGCCGGCGTAACGTTTCCCTTCGATACGATCGATGCACCGCCGTTTGCGATGACCGCGCGCTGGAGTCTCGACCGCTTCATGTCCTACCTCGGAACCTGGTCGTCGGTGAACGGCTACCGGCGCAGCGTGGGCAGCGATCCGCTGCCGGAGTTTCGCGAAAAGCTCGCAACGCTGTGGGGCGACGGCGACCGCGAGATCCGGTGGCCGCTGATCCTTCGTGTCGGGCGTTCCAGGTGCAGTGCGACCTCCGAATCGCGCCGCTCGCCTGCCCGCGGCTCAGCCGCCTGACCGTACGTCCCGGTGCCTGACGCCAGATGATTCCTCCGTACTCCGGCCCACTGTCGTTCTCTGTCGGGCCCCTGCACTACCAGCTTTTCGGTGCGCTCGTCGTCACCGGAGTTCTCGTCGGTCACAGGGTCGTGCTTCGCCTGGCAGCGGCGCGCGGCATCGACGTCGCCGAGATGCGAGCGGCCGCCGCATGGGCGCTGGTCGCAGGATTCATCGGCGCGCACGTCGTCGACACCGTCTTCTATCATCCGGAAAAAATCGCGGCCGACGGCGTCGTCGCGCTGCTGAAAATCTGGGACGGAATCAGTTCCTACGGCGGTTTCCTCGGTGCGCTCGTCGGCGTCGGGTTCTACTTCTTTCGCCTCAAAAAAAGCTGGTGGCCTCACGCCGACATCCTGATGCAGGGACTGGTGTTCGGATGGATCTTCGGCCGCCTCGGCTGCACGCTCGCCAGCGATCACCCGGGAACGCTGACGAGTTTTCCGCTCGCCTTCGCGTACCCCACCGGCGCGCGACACAACCTCGGGTTTTACGAGCTGCTGTTCACCGTCCTCGTGCTGGTGCCCGCGATCCTCGCGCTGCACGCACGCGAACGCTCGGCCGGCTATCGCCCGGGAATTTACACCGCCGCGATCGCGGCGCTGTATGCGCCGGCCCGCTTTTTGATGGACTTCCTGCGCGCCACAGACCTGCCGCATTCGGATCCGCGCGTCTACGGGCTGACGGCGGCGCAATACATTTCCGTCGTCGTGTTCGTGCTGGCGCTGGCCCTGCTGAGAAAATCCGCCCGGCCGCTGGCGACAACTGCGTAGGCGATAGAAAAACACTGCCGGAGGTCGGGCACCGCCGCGCTGGTGCTGGATCTCGGCGAGGTTCCTGCAATGGCAAAACGTGACAGGGTTCTCATTACCGGCGCTTCTTCGGGAATCGGCGAAGCGCTTGCGCGCCGATTCGCAGCGGCCGGCCACGACCTGGTGCTCGTCGCGCGCCGCCGCGCCAAGCTGAAAGCGCTGGCCGCCGCCCTCGAAAGCAAGCACGGCATCCGCGCCGCCGTCGAGGTGGCCGATCTCGCCAAGCCCGGCGCCGCCGCCAAGCTCGCGGCCAAACTGGCCAAGCGCCGCGTCGTCGTCGACATCCTCGTCAACAACGCCGGCATCAACGCGCAAGGCCGGTTCCACGAGATGCCGCCGGAGGAGAACCTGGACATCGTCGCGCTCAACGTCACCGCAGCAACCGAAGTGCTCGCGGCGTTCCTGCCGTCGATGACGAAACGAGGCCACGGCCGCGTGCTCAATGTTGCCTCGGCGTCGTCGTTCGTTCCCGTGCCGTACATGGCGACGTATGCGGCGTCCAAAGCGTACTTGTTGTCGCTGACCGAATCGCTGGCCGAAGAGCTCGACGGCACCGGGGTGACGATCACCGCGCTCTGCCCCGGCGTCACCGACACGCCGATGCTCACGTACATGGAGAAACAGGACCCGGCGTTCACCAGGCTGATCTCGCTCACCGTGGCGGACGTCCACGCGGTAGCAGCCGAAGGCTTTGACGCGTGCATGGCCGGCGAAGTGATCCGCGTGCCCGGTATCGTCAACCTCCTCGCGACGATCTCCGCACGTGCGGTTCCGCGCTGGGTCGTGCGGCGCGTCTCGGGCTTCCTCGGCCGCACCACCCACTGACGCGAATGCGCGACAGCTACGGATGTTCGTGTCATAGGTACCTGCCGCCATTTCGGCGCGAGTGACATGAGCGACAAGACCGCACGAAAAATGCCGGCGCTCACTTCCGAGGCGCGGCTCAATTATCGCCGAATCG
It contains:
- a CDS encoding SDR family NAD(P)-dependent oxidoreductase; this translates as MAKRDRVLITGASSGIGEALARRFAAAGHDLVLVARRRAKLKALAAALESKHGIRAAVEVADLAKPGAAAKLAAKLAKRRVVVDILVNNAGINAQGRFHEMPPEENLDIVALNVTAATEVLAAFLPSMTKRGHGRVLNVASASSFVPVPYMATYAASKAYLLSLTESLAEELDGTGVTITALCPGVTDTPMLTYMEKQDPAFTRLISLTVADVHAVAAEGFDACMAGEVIRVPGIVNLLATISARAVPRWVVRRVSGFLGRTTH
- a CDS encoding prolipoprotein diacylglyceryl transferase family protein; the protein is MIPPYSGPLSFSVGPLHYQLFGALVVTGVLVGHRVVLRLAAARGIDVAEMRAAAAWALVAGFIGAHVVDTVFYHPEKIAADGVVALLKIWDGISSYGGFLGALVGVGFYFFRLKKSWWPHADILMQGLVFGWIFGRLGCTLASDHPGTLTSFPLAFAYPTGARHNLGFYELLFTVLVLVPAILALHARERSAGYRPGIYTAAIAALYAPARFLMDFLRATDLPHSDPRVYGLTAAQYISVVVFVLALALLRKSARPLATTA
- a CDS encoding class I SAM-dependent methyltransferase; its protein translation is MSEARPADWKDHFSHASDDYRRWRPRYPSELFEWLATSAPARELAWDCATGNGQAAEGLASCFAAVVATDASEAQIREAEPFDRVEYRIARAEQAPLEDGSVDVITVAQALHWFDIDRFHAEAARVLKPGGVIAEWGYGIADISTEIDRILRRFAGVTVGPYWPPERAMIDTAYAGVTFPFDTIDAPPFAMTARWSLDRFMSYLGTWSSVNGYRRSVGSDPLPEFREKLATLWGDGDREIRWPLILRVGRSRCSATSESRRSPARGSAA